A window of the Listeria swaminathanii genome harbors these coding sequences:
- a CDS encoding MarR family winged helix-turn-helix transcriptional regulator, giving the protein MERQKVKQLIKSYQQTYIFAMSHIHQAISEISTNTVDLSIEQFFVLREIAAYDGISATELAATLSVNKSAITPKLKKLVDKGYIQRKRNQQDKRAVVLTISEKGNNVYEECEKQLELLVNEWLEILGEKDSEHFFELFQKITKSVVKPKK; this is encoded by the coding sequence TTGGAAAGACAAAAAGTCAAACAACTGATAAAGAGTTACCAACAAACCTACATATTCGCTATGTCACATATACATCAAGCTATTTCCGAAATATCCACCAATACAGTCGATTTGTCGATTGAACAATTTTTTGTCTTGCGTGAAATCGCTGCTTACGATGGAATTAGCGCCACCGAACTAGCAGCCACTTTGTCCGTCAATAAAAGTGCAATCACACCAAAACTAAAAAAACTTGTAGACAAAGGATATATTCAGCGAAAACGAAATCAACAAGATAAACGTGCCGTGGTTTTAACCATCTCAGAAAAAGGGAATAACGTTTACGAAGAGTGCGAAAAACAATTAGAGTTACTCGTGAACGAATGGCTCGAAATTCTAGGGGAAAAGGACAGCGAACACTTCTTTGAATTATTTCAAAAAATCACCAAGTCAGTTGTCAAACCTAAAAAATAA
- a CDS encoding MMPL family transporter, with translation MKWIMKLRWAILAFWLAAAVVLMFIAPPMADLVREKGELKLPDGYPSSLATEMQKKHNPDDKGSAYIAVYTSDHKLTGTELNDIEKSLDSIEKDKTELHVTSVLSSFNQPELKDKFLSKDGKTLVASLTVDDTDASVKSIRNALDKKMDVKGVDTYLTGNKLIQEDVVQGSEDGLHKTEGITVVFILVVLFLVFRSAVAPFIPLLTVGISYLVAQSTVAFLIDLFNFPVSTYTQIFMVCIMFGIGTDYCILLMSRFKEEMGAGLDPREAVHATYRTAGKTVIYSGVAVLVAFTSLYFVQFDLYRSAVAVGVGIVVLLAALYTLVPFFMSTLGTHLFWPLNKNISHKENKIWGAAGKFTFARPWIALLIVAAITLPPILLHTGTESFNSLDEISDKYPSKKGFEIVSDSFGAGQVAPTQIFIENDDNMRTTDYIAQIEKISDDLSHVKGVDMVMSASRPAGKRVDDIYIKNQAGQVNDGVGQATDGVGQVKKGLDSASSELKKSEPALDKAVAGVGDLQKGTVATQEGINQLQTALAQIQTGIESGATGAGDLKQGVAAAKSQLATLQNGEAQIQAGYTEIQKNLQIVADQLKGFENPNSQAIDTSKLEAQFKKIGASFQAFAAAHPEVKNDPKFQKLAADIQGLETAGNDLKTSAGKQMAALQAKMKELNQGIQQLATAMNQLNQQSKQISDGLSAFDTGLGQIETGLAQLENGLNQAADGQGQVVSKMPEISNALAQIAAGQGALKDGFAGISGQMGQLTDGLTSGADGLGKVQSGLNTANGLIDDWSKVPYASSGIYVPDALLKNADFQKVLDQYISSDGKLATINVILTKNPYSNAAMDSIDDINDQLAASMKGTKLENAKIGIGGMTSVNYDTRDMSTADYHLVLVIVLASVFVTLVIVLRSLVMPIYLIASLILTYFAALGFAEIIFMRILGYSGLTWATPFFGFVVLVALGIDYSIFLMSRFNEYNGLSVRDRMIKAMKNMGGVIFSAVIILGGTFAAMMPAGVLSLLEIATVVLIGLVLYAVVILPLFVPVMVKLFGRGNWWPFITRKGDHQENVPPKK, from the coding sequence ATGAAATGGATTATGAAACTCCGCTGGGCCATTTTAGCATTTTGGCTTGCAGCAGCAGTCGTACTAATGTTTATTGCACCACCCATGGCAGATCTTGTACGCGAAAAAGGCGAATTAAAACTGCCTGATGGCTACCCGTCATCACTTGCAACAGAAATGCAAAAGAAACATAATCCAGACGACAAAGGTTCTGCTTACATCGCTGTTTACACTTCCGACCACAAGTTAACTGGAACAGAATTAAACGATATCGAAAAATCACTAGACTCCATCGAAAAAGATAAAACAGAACTCCACGTCACGAGTGTACTATCCAGTTTTAACCAACCAGAACTAAAGGATAAATTTTTATCAAAAGACGGTAAAACACTAGTAGCAAGTTTAACTGTAGATGATACAGACGCCTCTGTTAAAAGCATTCGTAACGCCTTAGATAAAAAAATGGATGTGAAGGGCGTTGACACATACTTAACCGGAAACAAACTAATTCAAGAAGATGTTGTCCAAGGTTCCGAAGACGGTTTACATAAAACAGAGGGCATCACTGTAGTCTTTATTTTAGTCGTTCTATTCCTTGTATTCCGCTCTGCTGTAGCGCCATTTATTCCTCTTTTAACTGTTGGAATTAGTTATCTAGTGGCACAAAGTACAGTAGCATTCTTAATAGATCTCTTTAATTTCCCCGTTTCCACCTATACGCAGATATTTATGGTCTGTATCATGTTTGGGATTGGGACCGATTATTGTATTCTCTTAATGAGCCGATTTAAAGAAGAAATGGGAGCGGGGCTTGACCCAAGAGAAGCTGTTCATGCAACTTATCGTACAGCCGGTAAAACCGTTATTTATAGTGGTGTAGCCGTTCTCGTTGCTTTTACTTCACTTTATTTCGTTCAATTCGATTTATATCGTTCCGCTGTAGCAGTTGGCGTCGGCATTGTCGTGTTACTTGCCGCACTTTACACGCTCGTGCCATTCTTTATGAGCACGCTCGGAACGCATCTATTCTGGCCATTAAACAAAAATATTAGCCATAAAGAAAATAAAATTTGGGGTGCTGCTGGTAAATTCACTTTTGCAAGACCGTGGATTGCGTTATTAATTGTCGCAGCTATCACACTACCGCCAATTTTACTTCACACAGGAACAGAATCATTCAACTCTTTGGATGAAATCAGTGACAAATACCCTTCGAAAAAAGGCTTTGAAATTGTGTCAGATAGCTTTGGTGCAGGGCAAGTCGCGCCAACGCAAATCTTTATCGAAAATGATGATAATATGCGCACCACAGATTACATTGCCCAAATTGAAAAAATTTCCGATGATTTATCTCACGTAAAAGGCGTTGACATGGTAATGAGCGCATCACGCCCAGCCGGAAAACGCGTCGATGATATTTACATCAAAAACCAAGCCGGTCAAGTAAATGATGGTGTCGGCCAAGCAACGGATGGAGTAGGCCAAGTTAAGAAAGGCCTGGATTCCGCTAGTTCCGAATTAAAAAAATCAGAACCGGCACTAGATAAAGCCGTTGCAGGAGTTGGCGATTTACAAAAAGGTACCGTTGCAACTCAAGAAGGTATCAACCAACTACAAACCGCGCTTGCACAAATTCAAACTGGGATTGAAAGCGGCGCAACAGGAGCGGGTGACTTAAAACAAGGCGTAGCAGCAGCCAAATCACAATTAGCTACTCTACAAAATGGCGAAGCACAAATTCAAGCAGGTTACACTGAAATTCAGAAAAACTTACAAATTGTAGCCGACCAATTAAAAGGCTTCGAAAACCCGAACTCCCAAGCAATTGATACGTCTAAACTAGAAGCGCAGTTCAAAAAAATCGGCGCATCGTTCCAAGCATTCGCCGCAGCGCATCCGGAAGTGAAAAACGATCCTAAATTCCAAAAACTAGCCGCGGATATCCAAGGCCTAGAAACAGCTGGAAATGATCTGAAAACATCTGCCGGAAAACAAATGGCAGCACTTCAAGCAAAAATGAAAGAACTTAATCAAGGTATCCAACAATTAGCAACTGCCATGAACCAATTAAATCAGCAGTCTAAACAAATTTCAGACGGACTTAGCGCATTTGACACAGGACTTGGTCAAATCGAAACAGGACTAGCTCAATTAGAAAACGGACTAAATCAAGCAGCAGACGGTCAAGGCCAAGTTGTTTCTAAAATGCCCGAAATTTCTAATGCTCTAGCTCAAATCGCAGCTGGACAAGGCGCATTAAAAGATGGCTTTGCAGGTATTAGTGGGCAAATGGGTCAATTAACAGATGGCTTAACTTCTGGTGCAGATGGTCTAGGAAAAGTACAAAGTGGCCTAAACACTGCGAACGGACTCATTGACGATTGGTCGAAAGTGCCATATGCAAGTTCCGGAATTTATGTTCCAGATGCTTTACTAAAAAACGCCGATTTCCAAAAAGTATTAGATCAATATATCTCTTCTGATGGAAAATTAGCAACCATTAACGTTATTTTAACTAAAAACCCTTACTCTAATGCAGCGATGGATTCCATTGACGACATTAATGACCAACTAGCGGCAAGTATGAAAGGCACAAAACTTGAAAATGCTAAAATTGGTATTGGTGGAATGACGAGCGTTAACTATGATACAAGAGATATGTCGACAGCCGATTATCATTTAGTTCTTGTTATCGTTCTTGCAAGTGTATTCGTCACACTGGTTATTGTTTTACGTTCACTTGTAATGCCAATCTATCTCATTGCATCACTTATTTTAACTTACTTTGCCGCACTTGGATTTGCAGAAATTATCTTCATGCGAATTCTTGGATATAGCGGTCTAACTTGGGCAACACCGTTCTTCGGATTCGTTGTACTCGTCGCACTCGGTATCGATTACTCGATCTTCCTGATGTCACGATTTAACGAATACAATGGACTTTCCGTACGCGACAGAATGATAAAAGCCATGAAAAATATGGGTGGCGTTATCTTCTCCGCAGTTATCATTCTCGGAGGAACATTTGCCGCGATGATGCCAGCTGGCGTACTTTCCTTGCTTGAAATCGCCACAGTAGTGCTAATCGGCTTAGTACTTTATGCCGTCGTTATTTTACCACTATTCGTTCCAGTAATGGTTAAACTATTCGGACGCGGCAACTGGTGGCCATTTATCACAAGAAAAGGGGACCATCAAGAAAACGTACCACCGAAAAAATAA
- a CDS encoding uracil-DNA glycosylase, whose amino-acid sequence MIKLENDWDELLKDEFNQPYYLKLRQFLKNEYQTKKVFPDMYDIFNALKHTAYKDVKVVILGQDPYHGTGQAHGLSFSVQKGVQIPPSLQNIYLELHNDLNCEIPNNGYLIPWADQGVLLLNTVLTVRAGQANSHRGQGWEILTNHIIEMINQKEEPVVFLLWGNNAKEKLQLLTNPKHIAFTSVHPSPLSASRGFMGSRHFSKANQFLEQNGATPIDWQIPSI is encoded by the coding sequence ATGATAAAACTCGAAAATGACTGGGATGAGTTGTTAAAAGATGAGTTTAACCAGCCTTACTATTTAAAACTCCGCCAGTTCCTTAAAAATGAATACCAAACAAAAAAAGTGTTCCCAGATATGTATGATATTTTCAATGCATTAAAACACACAGCCTACAAAGACGTAAAAGTAGTGATACTCGGCCAAGACCCGTACCACGGAACAGGCCAAGCACACGGACTCTCTTTTTCCGTCCAAAAAGGGGTGCAAATTCCACCATCGTTACAAAATATTTATTTAGAGCTACATAATGATCTGAATTGTGAAATACCGAACAACGGCTACTTGATACCATGGGCGGACCAAGGCGTGCTACTACTTAACACCGTTCTAACTGTCCGCGCAGGCCAAGCAAATTCGCACCGCGGCCAAGGCTGGGAAATCCTAACCAACCATATTATCGAAATGATTAACCAAAAAGAGGAGCCAGTTGTCTTTTTACTTTGGGGCAACAACGCGAAAGAGAAGTTACAACTATTAACTAACCCGAAACACATTGCTTTCACATCCGTTCATCCTAGCCCGCTTTCCGCATCACGCGGTTTTATGGGAAGCCGACATTTTTCCAAAGCGAATCAATTTTTAGAACAAAACGGAGCAACACCAATTGATTGGCAAATTCCTTCTATATAA
- the rnhC gene encoding ribonuclease HIII, with protein MANTVIIVNQPTLEKMKQTYLPFSNPKLPPGAVFAAKKPGVSITGYKSRKVMFQGVNGEAEAKKWVATLPEAKTKTPSVSKGVLPANFASKNVVGSDEVGTGDFFGPITVCAAYVDAEMMPLLKELGVKDSKAMKDPEICRIAEKIMPIVPHSVLLCPNPKYNELQQRGMNQGQMKALLHNRAIENVLKKLAPVKPEAILIDQFAEKNTYYRYLAKEPSIVRENVFFATKAEGLHLSVAAASIIARYKFVQAFDAMSKEVGITLPKGAGPHVDAVAAEIIERFGMETLAKYTKQHFANTEKALKIAKK; from the coding sequence ATCGCAAATACAGTTATCATAGTTAATCAACCCACACTTGAAAAAATGAAACAAACATATCTCCCTTTTTCCAATCCAAAACTCCCACCAGGAGCCGTTTTTGCAGCGAAAAAACCTGGTGTCTCCATTACTGGCTATAAATCGCGCAAAGTGATGTTCCAAGGAGTAAACGGAGAAGCCGAAGCAAAAAAATGGGTTGCTACACTTCCAGAAGCAAAAACAAAGACGCCAAGTGTTTCTAAAGGCGTTCTTCCAGCAAACTTCGCATCAAAAAATGTTGTTGGTTCCGATGAAGTCGGCACGGGTGACTTTTTTGGTCCCATTACTGTTTGCGCAGCTTATGTCGATGCAGAAATGATGCCACTTTTAAAAGAGCTTGGTGTGAAGGATTCAAAAGCCATGAAAGATCCGGAAATTTGCCGAATCGCTGAAAAAATCATGCCAATTGTGCCGCATAGTGTGCTACTTTGTCCGAATCCGAAATATAACGAATTACAACAAAGAGGCATGAATCAGGGTCAAATGAAAGCTTTATTACATAATCGTGCGATCGAAAATGTCTTGAAAAAACTGGCACCTGTAAAACCAGAAGCGATTTTAATTGACCAATTTGCTGAAAAAAATACGTATTACCGTTATTTGGCAAAAGAGCCTAGCATTGTTCGGGAAAATGTCTTTTTTGCGACCAAGGCAGAAGGATTGCATCTTTCGGTGGCGGCGGCTTCGATTATTGCTCGTTATAAGTTTGTTCAAGCGTTTGATGCGATGTCGAAAGAAGTCGGTATTACGCTTCCAAAAGGCGCTGGACCACATGTTGACGCTGTTGCAGCTGAAATCATTGAACGCTTTGGAATGGAAACATTGGCTAAATATACAAAACAACATTTTGCAAATACCGAAAAAGCCTTGAAAATTGCTAAAAAATAA
- the zapA gene encoding cell division protein ZapA: MANERNRVVTTIYGREYTIVGIETTDHLRKVAREVDEKMHEIGSQNHALDSGRLAVLTAVNATHDYLKLEQKYLELEQELARIKGRDQ; the protein is encoded by the coding sequence GTGGCAAATGAGAGAAATAGAGTAGTGACCACAATTTATGGTAGAGAATATACAATTGTTGGCATAGAAACAACAGACCACTTACGAAAAGTAGCTCGCGAAGTCGATGAAAAAATGCACGAAATCGGCTCTCAAAATCATGCGCTTGATAGCGGAAGGCTCGCTGTACTGACAGCTGTGAATGCAACTCACGATTATTTAAAACTAGAACAAAAATATCTAGAGTTGGAACAAGAACTGGCTCGTATCAAAGGAAGAGATCAATGA
- a CDS encoding CvpA family protein, translating to MILNAIILILLVCGFFAGFRTGLIKQLILLLGYILAFFISYTYYEDLAPHLTFIPYPGSDTSDGLSIILQELRTETAYYNVLGFAIIFIVAIIVVHMLASLVGGLTKIPVLRQINGLVAAVFGVVKSYLLIFIVLFIMAIYPANWSENLIDSSTVAQWMLENTPILSEQFYDWMTDILPK from the coding sequence ATGATTTTAAATGCGATTATTTTAATTTTACTTGTTTGTGGCTTTTTCGCAGGTTTTAGAACGGGCCTAATCAAACAACTTATATTATTACTAGGTTATATTTTGGCATTTTTTATCTCGTATACATATTACGAAGATTTAGCGCCCCATTTAACCTTTATACCTTATCCAGGTAGTGATACTTCAGATGGATTATCAATTATTTTACAGGAATTACGAACAGAAACAGCTTATTATAACGTACTCGGATTTGCGATTATTTTTATTGTAGCAATCATTGTCGTTCATATGCTTGCATCACTTGTTGGCGGCTTAACAAAAATACCTGTGTTGCGTCAAATTAATGGATTAGTAGCGGCTGTTTTTGGTGTTGTTAAGTCTTATTTACTTATTTTTATTGTATTGTTTATCATGGCAATTTACCCGGCGAATTGGTCAGAAAATCTGATTGACAGCTCTACGGTTGCTCAGTGGATGCTCGAGAACACGCCGATTTTGTCCGAACAATTTTATGACTGGATGACAGACATTCTGCCAAAATAA
- the polX gene encoding DNA polymerase/3'-5' exonuclease PolX, producing MATNKKEIIRLLEEIAIYMELKGENSFKISAFRKAAQAIELDSRSLSEIEDFTKISGIGKTTGEIIQRYLDSGECPELVELKKEVPAGLVPLLDVPGLGGKKLSRLYHELGVVDKETLLKEAENGHIEALKGFGKKSAEKMAEAVREMGERPDRYPLNDVLPIIGKVEAYLAEIAAIETFAQAGSLRRLRETVKDLDYVIATQQPEEVQKALLAFPLITDVIGAGETKVSVVLEDNITISVDFRLVEKKAFATTLHHFTGSKDHNIKMRQLAKQSNEKISEYGVEQEDGSMRHFESEKSFFEHFNIPFLPPEVRRDGTEIERVTKDTKFLALDDIRGDLHMHTTWSDGAYAIPEMIEACIAKGYEYMVITDHGKFLRVANGLDEKRLLEQQAEIKKIAANYPEIDVYSGVEMDILADGSLDFDDETLKQLDFVIASIHSSFQQSEEEIMKRLKTACENPYVRLIAHPTGRIVVKRKPYHVNMKELIKLAKNTGTALELNANPQRLDLNREHLEMAHAAGVPIAINTDAHDTKHLDFMSIGVRAATKAWLDKSAILNTKTAAEFKQFLQNK from the coding sequence ATGGCTACTAATAAAAAAGAAATCATTCGTTTACTGGAAGAAATTGCCATTTATATGGAACTAAAAGGAGAAAATAGCTTTAAAATATCAGCTTTCCGTAAAGCTGCCCAAGCAATTGAATTAGATAGTAGAAGTCTGTCAGAAATTGAGGATTTCACAAAAATTAGCGGTATTGGTAAAACAACCGGCGAAATTATTCAACGTTATTTAGATAGCGGCGAATGTCCAGAACTCGTGGAGCTGAAAAAAGAAGTACCCGCTGGCCTCGTTCCACTTTTAGATGTGCCGGGGCTTGGTGGTAAAAAATTATCGCGGCTTTATCATGAGCTAGGTGTGGTCGACAAAGAAACTTTACTCAAAGAAGCAGAAAACGGCCATATCGAAGCATTAAAAGGTTTTGGTAAAAAGTCTGCTGAGAAAATGGCAGAAGCTGTGCGCGAAATGGGTGAACGACCTGATCGCTATCCGCTCAACGATGTTTTACCAATCATTGGAAAAGTAGAAGCTTATTTAGCTGAAATTGCTGCAATCGAAACGTTTGCGCAAGCTGGAAGTTTACGACGCTTGCGGGAAACGGTAAAAGATTTAGATTATGTTATCGCGACTCAACAACCAGAAGAAGTGCAAAAAGCGTTACTTGCCTTTCCTTTAATTACAGATGTCATCGGAGCAGGTGAAACTAAAGTATCGGTCGTATTAGAAGATAACATTACCATTTCGGTCGATTTCCGCCTAGTGGAAAAGAAAGCCTTTGCCACAACGCTACATCATTTTACTGGTTCTAAAGATCATAATATCAAAATGCGCCAATTGGCCAAACAATCAAACGAAAAAATAAGTGAGTATGGCGTAGAGCAAGAAGATGGAAGCATGCGTCATTTTGAGTCAGAAAAAAGCTTTTTTGAGCATTTTAATATCCCATTTTTACCACCAGAAGTTCGCCGAGATGGCACCGAAATTGAGCGCGTAACGAAGGATACGAAATTCCTAGCGTTAGATGATATTCGCGGTGATTTACACATGCATACCACTTGGTCAGACGGCGCTTATGCCATTCCGGAAATGATTGAAGCCTGTATCGCGAAAGGTTATGAATATATGGTAATAACCGATCACGGGAAATTTCTACGAGTAGCTAACGGCTTAGACGAAAAAAGACTTTTAGAACAACAAGCAGAAATTAAAAAAATTGCCGCAAATTATCCGGAAATTGATGTCTATTCAGGCGTTGAAATGGATATCTTGGCGGATGGCTCGCTCGATTTTGATGACGAAACACTAAAACAATTGGATTTTGTGATTGCGTCCATTCATTCCAGTTTCCAACAATCCGAAGAAGAGATTATGAAACGACTAAAAACAGCGTGCGAAAATCCTTACGTTCGCTTGATTGCTCATCCCACAGGCAGAATTGTCGTGAAAAGAAAGCCATATCATGTTAATATGAAAGAACTAATCAAATTAGCAAAAAATACCGGAACTGCACTGGAATTAAACGCTAATCCACAGCGCCTCGATTTAAACCGTGAGCATCTAGAAATGGCTCATGCAGCAGGTGTTCCAATTGCAATCAATACAGATGCGCATGACACGAAGCATCTTGATTTTATGTCCATCGGTGTTCGCGCGGCAACGAAAGCGTGGCTAGATAAGTCCGCAATTCTAAATACGAAAACAGCGGCTGAATTTAAACAATTTTTACAGAATAAATAA
- a CDS encoding endonuclease MutS2 → MEKKVEAILEFDKIKKQLAEFASSSLGEQAILELAPATDFQVVQKAQLETEEGAKIIRLRGSAPITGLTDVFAHLKRLEIGGDLNGLEIYQIGSNLRVSRQMKNFMNDLLEIGVEIPLLGALSDELLVLKEVEEDIAISVDESGKVLDTASEALSTIRRTLRRTEDRVREKLESYLRDRNASKMLSDAVITIRNDRYVIPVKQEYKGHYGGIVHDQSASGQTLFIEPQSVVDLNNERKALQAKEKQEIERILAEISASLAGWINEIHHNTFILGRFDFIFAKARFGKAMKAVTPHLSDTGVVHLIAARHPLLDAAKVVANDIYLGEDFTTIVITGPNTGGKTITLKTLGLLTLMAQSGLQIPAQEDSTIAVFEHVFADIGDEQSIEQSLSTFSSHMTNIVSILERVNHKSLILYDELGAGTDPQEGAALAIAILDASHAKGASVVATTHYPELKAYGYNRVHATNASVEFNVETLSPTYKLLIGVPGRSNAFDISRRLGLSESIITEARSLVDTESADLNDMISSLEEKRNLAETEYEEARELARGADDLLKDLQKEITNYYQQKDKLIEQASEKAATIVEKAEAEAEEIIHELRTMQLNGAAGIKEHELIDAKTRLGKAKPKTINKTIPQAPKQKPHVFKNGDNVRVLSLGQKGTLLSKINDKEWNVQIGIIKMKIKTTDLEYIQPEKPKKQRIITSVHSSGSPAKSELDLRGERYEDALQKVDKYLDEALLAGYPQVAIIHGKGTGALRTGVTEYLKNHRMVKSIRFGAAAEGGNGVTIVEFK, encoded by the coding sequence ATGGAAAAAAAAGTAGAAGCCATTTTAGAATTTGATAAAATAAAAAAACAACTCGCGGAATTTGCTTCGTCTTCACTAGGAGAGCAAGCGATTTTGGAACTCGCTCCAGCGACAGATTTTCAAGTAGTGCAAAAAGCGCAACTCGAAACAGAAGAAGGAGCCAAGATTATTCGTTTACGGGGAAGTGCGCCAATTACTGGTCTAACAGACGTTTTTGCCCATTTGAAACGCTTGGAAATCGGTGGCGATTTAAACGGGCTTGAAATCTACCAAATCGGTAGCAACTTGCGCGTAAGCCGTCAAATGAAAAACTTTATGAACGATTTACTTGAAATTGGTGTCGAAATACCACTTCTCGGCGCGCTTTCGGATGAACTTTTAGTATTAAAAGAAGTGGAAGAGGATATTGCGATTTCCGTTGATGAAAGCGGGAAAGTATTAGATACTGCGAGTGAAGCACTTAGTACAATTCGACGTACACTCCGCCGCACGGAAGACCGCGTACGGGAAAAATTAGAATCTTATTTGCGCGATCGCAATGCTTCGAAAATGTTAAGCGATGCCGTTATTACGATTCGAAACGATCGCTACGTTATTCCCGTTAAACAAGAATATAAAGGGCATTATGGTGGTATCGTTCATGACCAATCCGCATCCGGTCAAACACTTTTCATCGAGCCACAAAGTGTAGTAGATTTAAATAACGAACGAAAAGCACTTCAAGCAAAAGAAAAACAAGAAATCGAACGCATTCTTGCAGAAATTTCCGCATCACTCGCTGGCTGGATTAATGAAATTCATCATAATACCTTTATTCTCGGACGCTTTGATTTTATTTTTGCAAAAGCACGTTTTGGGAAAGCGATGAAAGCCGTAACGCCACATCTTAGTGATACAGGCGTAGTGCATTTAATTGCCGCGCGACACCCGCTTTTAGATGCAGCTAAAGTCGTTGCTAATGATATTTATTTAGGCGAAGATTTCACGACGATTGTAATTACTGGTCCAAATACAGGTGGTAAAACAATTACACTGAAAACATTGGGATTACTAACATTAATGGCACAATCTGGCTTACAAATTCCAGCACAAGAAGATTCTACGATTGCTGTTTTTGAACATGTATTTGCCGATATTGGTGACGAACAATCCATCGAACAAAGCTTGAGTACCTTCTCGTCCCATATGACAAATATCGTGTCCATTTTAGAAAGAGTGAACCACAAATCGCTAATTTTATATGATGAACTTGGGGCTGGGACAGATCCGCAAGAAGGCGCAGCACTCGCAATTGCGATTCTTGATGCAAGCCATGCAAAAGGCGCAAGTGTTGTCGCGACGACCCATTATCCTGAATTAAAAGCATATGGATACAACCGCGTTCACGCAACCAATGCTTCCGTTGAATTCAATGTCGAAACGCTTAGCCCGACTTATAAACTACTAATCGGCGTTCCCGGACGAAGTAACGCTTTCGATATTTCGCGCCGCCTTGGATTAAGCGAAAGTATCATCACAGAAGCAAGAAGCCTTGTCGATACCGAAAGCGCCGATTTAAATGATATGATTTCGAGCCTAGAAGAAAAACGCAACTTAGCAGAAACAGAATATGAAGAAGCGCGCGAACTAGCTCGTGGTGCCGATGACCTTTTAAAAGATCTGCAAAAAGAAATCACCAACTACTATCAACAAAAAGACAAATTAATCGAACAAGCGAGTGAAAAAGCCGCAACGATCGTGGAAAAAGCGGAAGCCGAGGCCGAAGAAATCATCCATGAATTGCGCACAATGCAATTAAACGGAGCAGCCGGCATCAAAGAACACGAGCTGATTGACGCCAAAACAAGACTTGGGAAAGCCAAACCAAAAACAATCAACAAAACCATTCCCCAAGCGCCAAAACAAAAACCACACGTTTTCAAAAATGGCGATAATGTCCGCGTCTTATCACTCGGCCAAAAAGGTACACTTTTAAGCAAAATTAACGATAAAGAATGGAATGTTCAAATCGGTATCATCAAAATGAAAATCAAAACTACCGATCTCGAATACATCCAACCAGAAAAACCGAAGAAACAACGCATCATTACATCGGTTCATAGCAGCGGCTCACCAGCTAAAAGTGAACTCGATTTGCGCGGCGAACGCTACGAAGATGCTCTGCAAAAAGTCGACAAATACCTCGATGAAGCATTGCTCGCAGGCTATCCGCAAGTAGCAATCATTCACGGTAAAGGAACTGGCGCACTTAGAACTGGTGTTACGGAATATTTGAAAAATCATCGCATGGTCAAATCAATCCGTTTCGGTGCAGCAGCAGAAGGCGGGAACGGCGTAACAATCGTCGAATTTAAGTAA
- the trxA gene encoding thioredoxin, which yields MVKEITDATFEQETSEGLVLTDFWATWCGPCRMVAPVLEEIQEERGEALKIVKMDVDENPETPGSFGVMSIPTLLIKKDGEVVDTIIGYRPKEELDEVINKYV from the coding sequence ATGGTAAAAGAAATTACAGATGCAACATTCGAGCAAGAAACTAGCGAAGGCTTAGTATTAACAGATTTCTGGGCAACATGGTGTGGTCCTTGCCGCATGGTGGCTCCAGTTTTAGAAGAAATACAAGAAGAACGCGGCGAAGCACTTAAAATCGTCAAAATGGACGTAGATGAAAACCCAGAAACACCAGGAAGCTTTGGTGTTATGAGTATTCCAACACTTCTTATCAAAAAAGACGGCGAAGTAGTAGATACAATTATCGGCTACCGTCCAAAAGAAGAACTGGATGAAGTCATCAACAAATACGTTTAA